The DNA window CACGTGTCCACTTTTTATTGGGCCACAAGGCTTGCTGTGATAGGTTCTCATTTTCGTCACTAAAGTAAATAGAAATTCGTCACAGAATCAATTACCAAATCGTCACAGAAAGGTCAGATAATTCATCACAAGTGCAAATGCTGATTTCATTACAGAATGCAAATAATACTGAAATGACCAAAAGCTTCCATAAATTAACAGATCCAGTATTCCAATGACCAACAACTTAATCAATAATTCTAAACTCGGTTCACATAACTCACTAGACATCACATTTGAACTACTAGTTTCATCTCAGTTCACAATAACATCAcaggaaataataaaaagttgccaaccaccagcaacataagttactacataaacaaaatcaccagcagaccccttgtttaatgaaccagcagctacgagcagcgctcatgtcgaagaagcattgttgatggccaagatacgcttgagcagcgcattgttctcctccattgccttgttgtttatctctgtcagcttcttgtactcctccatctccttttgtgtCCTCGCCAGCTTTTCCTCAGCTTCTTCACTTCTATGCTGCATTGACAGAAACTGATGCCAAATAGGTATGCAATCATGAGTCATTTATTTGTTGTCAGGTAACTGAATACAAGTAGAAGTCAACAACATAGGATTATTATTTAGCAAGTATGTCTAGCTATATTGGATTATGCAAGAAACAAGATGCATCTAAAATCAAGGGCATATATTAAAGAACAGATTAAAAACATTCAAATGCAATGCAAATATTCCCCATCTAGTACTTtcaagatagaagaagcacctTAGTTGCCAGGGGTTGTGGCTGCTCATCAGATTcagtgtcatcatcatcactatctccttgatcatcatcttcaaggagatGCTCCACCTGCTCCGATGATGGTCCCATATTTTCCAAACATCTTCAACTCATCATCAGTAACAGTATCTGACAGATTCTTCACATATACATTACTGAATTTGAAATTGCTCGAAACATTTTCCCTGTCCTGCTTGCGAACAAAAGGTCCGACATACactttcttgtcattgataagcATCCCATTGAGTTTATCAATAGCAGACTGAGCAGATTCATCCCTCTCAAACTGAACGAAACCATAGCCCCTTGATTCTCCTGAGGGGTCTGTTGCAATTTTACATGAAAGGATATTCCCAAATGCACAGAACGTGTCATATAAAGCTTTGTTGTCTATTGACTTATCAAGATTCTGCCAAATTAGAATAGAGGGGGTCAGGTATCACAACTGGAATAGTCAACAATGTGGCGTATAAAGATTTAGAACACCACTAATGGAACCTTCTAGTCCCAAGTTGGCGTAGTCTACAGATGACCTAGCAAGGAGTTCAGCAaacaggataaaaacaaggaacacaCCTTAATAAATATATTTCCTGCACCACTTTTGCGCGAACTGGGGTCACGGTTAGAATACATGATCCTGATAGGCTTTCCATTGATAGGAGTGAAGTTAAGCAGTTCAAGTGCCCGTGCAGCTGCAATAAATCTCTGATCAATACAAGGCCATAAAGAATAAAGAGAGGGAGGGGCTCCAAAGTGAAATGTAGTATGCAGAAGAGTTGGTCAGAAAGCAAGTGGCCACAATTGAGGACCAAAGGGCAACTATAATATTTCCCGTACGGTTTTTACAGACCTCTTCAGCATAACATAAATAACATGGATAGAGCACAATAATAAGATTTTAAAAATATATCTTCTGGTAACTAAACAGATGTTCTTTGGCGTCCATAACATAATCTGAGGTTGCAACAAACCAGCCAAcattatatatacacatatatccaACATCACAAGGCAACATCTCCCATGATCGAACAGCACATTAAGCCACATGAATTCAATAGAATGAAACAAATCCCACTAACTTCACATGGACAGCACAGGAAACACTTGCACAGGACAAAAACACAACTCCTCTAAAGTATTGGCACCTATTCAAGTTATCCCACAGGATCTATCCAGCAAGGTAATTCTCAATTTTTGGGGGCACCCAGCAGGCCAACCTCCTTAATTTATGGGGGCACCGAAGCAGGCTAACCTCCTTATTTTGAGATAAGTTTAATATTAACCGTATGAAGCCACTAACCGATAGATCGAGAATACTGCAGAGGAGTTCTCACCGTTGCCAGGATTGTTGTAGTTGACGTAGGCGTACCCGAGTGACTTGCGGGAGTTTATGTCTCTGCAGACGTGCACGGAGACCACGCCGCCGACCTGGCTGAAGACGTCGAAGAGCTGCGCGTCCTGCACGCTCTCGTGCAGGTCACCCACGTAGAGCGAAGTCGCCGGGAACGCGGCCGCCGCAGCTGAGGCAGCCGGTGAGCCGCCGGACTCGGACGCGGATCCAGCCGCCGCCTGCCCTTGCGCCACCATCTCCGATCAAGCGGTCATTTTTGGGATTTTTCTGGGTTTTTGCGGATTTTTTTGGGGTAGTTTTTGATTTAGGGTTTGATAAGGGTTGGGGGCTCTCCCGGGGCAGGGCTCCCAACGGCGGCATCGTGAGGAGAGAGAAAGAGCGCGGTTGGCGGCGCGGAGGGGGAGGCGCGCTATTTGTACCGCCTGGGGCAAAACCTTCATCTTCTGAGGCCattggatcggatacggacgctAGTGGACGGAGGCGATCGGGACGCGTGGGAAAGCCTACGTGTCCGAGCTGAACGGGGGCTCCACGTGCTTGCTACGAAGGTGCTAGCAATATACTCTATATTTTATTTATCAGAAATGCTATATAACATACATATTTTTTAGCACAATTTTTTTTCACGGACAAAGTATGCAGCTGACATTCCATAAATGTGTATATGGTCATTTACATCATCCTGAGGCCATAAACTTTGATTAAGACATTTGCTGCACGGACAAAGTATGTCTGAtctaagagagagagaggaggcggcGCGTGTTCTTGGCGGCGCGCTTGTCGAGCCCGAGGGCCAAGCGGagaaggtggcggcggcgagaGAGATGGGGAAGACGAGGAGATAGACGGAGGAGACGAGAGAGTGACCGAGGATGAGAGAGTGATTGGGGGGAGGGGGTGGGATGCTCACGGCGCCGCGAACTTGAGTCCTTGGTAAGCTACGTTGTATATTTTTAACTCAAAGGGTCCTGAAAATCTCTAACAATGAAGCTAAAAGGAGTTCTTTTGTTTCTTCATGTGGCATCCCccttaaaatcaaaactactaaaataattttgagacaccaaatgatctcaaatgaaaatttgataaacatcaaagttgtagaggtcacgaagatctacaacttttattttggtcatcttgtcatttgacaaaatttgaacctttcaaatttgaaattttaaaaaatgacaagttcgaaccaaaatttgagacccaaaatgatttcaacataaaaagtgatgaataccaaagttgttcaactcattaatatctacaacttttattttagtcatcttgtcatttgacaaaatttaaaactttcaaatttgaaattttgaaaaacgacaagttcaaaccaaaatttgagacccaaattgatttcaacataaaaagcgatgaatactaaagttgttcaactcatgaatatctacaacttttattttggtcatttcttcatttgacaaattcttagcatacatttttcactaatcttacacatgtctcatatagtttataaaaccttacgagatatgtgtcacatttgtgaacaatgtcgttaccactttgtcatatgaagaaatgaccaatacaaaagttgtagatcttgatgagttattcaactttggtatttatcactttttcagctgaaatcatttggggaaccaaaatattgtctgaagttgtatttttttgaaattcaaaatttaaattgctcaaacttttcatatgtatatattgacaaaaccaacaaaataaattgatagataatgattttagaaaattttaagaaaaaaaatcatcagatttggagttagtatgagtaagaaaaactagttacaaagttgacccacagattaaaaaaagaaatcacactgttcactaagatcatgtaaggatcatctagaacagtgtgatttctctttttaatttgtgggtaaactttgtaacaagttgttctccctcatactaactccaaatgtgatggtttttttcctaaaaatttctaaaatcatgctccagcatttaagtttgatcaaacttggatgtgacaatgttttacacattttaaaatttgaaatttgaaatttgacaagttcaaaccaaattttcaaaccctaaatgattttatatgcaaaagttatgaatacaaaagttgctcaactcatcaagatctacaacttttattatggttatcttgtcatttgacaaaatttgctcctttcaaatttgaaattttaaaaaatgacaagttcgaaccaaaatttgagagccAAAATGATTTCaccataaaaagtgatgaataccaaagttgttcaactcattaatatctacaacgtttattttagtcatcttgtcatttgacaaaatttgaacctttcaaattggaatttttgaaaaacaacaagtttgaatcaaaatttgagacccaaaatgatttcaacataaaaagtgatgaatacaaaagttgttcaactcatgaatatctataacttttattttggtcatttcttcatttgacaaattcttagcacacattgttcactaatcttacacatgtctcatatagtttataaaaccttatgagagatgtgtcacatttgtgaacaatgtcgttaccactttgtcatatgaagaaatgaccaatacaaaagttgtagatcttgatgagttattcaactttggtatttattactttttcagctgaaatcatttggggaaccaaaatcttgtctgaagttgcatttttttaaaattcaaaatttaaattgctcaaacttttcatatgtatatattgacaaaaccaacaaaataaattgatagagaatgattttagaaaattttaggaaaaaaatcatcaattatcatgttatacgtttacaaatagaaaaacatgcatgcctttatcacaaaacggcgagtgctccagtggtaacgcaccaacatgtctagcagtaggtcgcgggttcgaatctcCCTGCGTGCgctattttttggcaaaaaaaagggaGGCGGAAGGATGCAGGTCCACCTGGACCGTGTGGGCCACGCTGCCCCACTTGTTCGCCACCACGTCCTCAGGCTGAGACCCGCTGGTGGGACCGCATCGCCACATCTTCGCGGTTGGGACCCAATGGTGGGACCACATcgccacgtcctcgaggtgggacctgctggtgggaccacggcgccacgtcctcgaggtggTACACAAGCCAAACAATCTATGACGAtttagttttgttgttttatgacGATTCTTTTGTTTTCGTCATTATTCTTCGTGCCAAAGCTCCGTCACTTGTTACTTATGACGAAGCTAGAAATTTCGTCATAGAAGGCGCTTGTTCTGTGACGAAATTTGTAAGCGTCACGACTAAatcgtcattgatgaacacatttctagtagtgttgcttgtatctggtatacaagccatcctagtttagcgggggcactcgatcatcatcgccgctaccttagcataaaagggttcacatcattgcatatgccactgcctcagcttagaagtgtgaaaagaatcatcattgcaaataccaaacaaaagccatcaagatagtttcaaaattcggccccaaagggctaagtccttcggccatcaagatagagtagAAGACCAGAGGAGGTGAGAGTAGAGTAGGAGGAGTAGTATAGGAGGACAGTAGCAGCAGCCAGTATAGGAATAGATTAAGTAGAGAAATAGGTAGCACCACCAccaaaattatatcaaatttggcaaaattgcagcagagtgaccaattcatctcaaaattctcacaaatttagcatgtgatcagtttaaaggcaaggtacatcataggcagtggcatatgctcagaattttgtcacaaatttctttggcatcataggcagcaaaaagaattgaattcaaatgctatggttcaccaaaagcatcatagatcagtagtatagcagttcaaaattcaccaagtgtagtatagcagttcagttgaattcagagtagcagcagcagtagtaagacaacagtggtagagagaaataggtaGTAGGTAATATAAGTATGCCTGATAATAATAGCAGTAGT is part of the Miscanthus floridulus cultivar M001 chromosome 9, ASM1932011v1, whole genome shotgun sequence genome and encodes:
- the LOC136482163 gene encoding polyadenylate-binding protein 2-like codes for the protein MVAQGQAAAGSASESGGSPAASAAAAAFPATSLYVGDLHESVQDAQLFDVFSQVGGVVSVHVCRDINSRKSLGYAYVNYNNPGNAARALELLNFTPINGKPIRIMYSNRDPSSRKSGAGNIFIKNLDKSIDNKALYDTFCAFGNILSCKIATDPSGESRGYGFVQFERDESAQSAIDKLNGMLINDKKVYVGPFVRKQDRENVSSNFKFSNVYVKNLSDTVTDDELKMFGKYGTIIGAGGASP